TGCTCCTTGCCGTTGAGAACTCTGACAAGAAAAAACGTGGATTATTTGGTTCTGTTCCACAAATGGGAGTCCCCATTGGAATGCTCATGGGAACGGCTGCGATGTCCATTATGACAGCGGTTACAGATGATAAAGAGTTTCTTTCATGGGGATGGCGGGTGCCGTTTGTTCTTAGCATGATCCTGGTTGTCATCGGACTTTGGATTCGTGGAGGAATTGATGAAAGCCCTGTATTTGAAGAAACCAAGCAAAAAGGGGAAATTTCCAAACTTCCGATTGCCGATACCTTTAAGTATCACTGGAAAGAAGTGTTGTTGGCAACTGGTATGAAAGTGGTAGAAACTGCACCTTTTTATATCTTAACTACCTTTGTAATCACTTATGCCACAGGCAATCTGAAACTTGACAAAACAGGTGTTTTAAACGCAGTTACGATCGCAAGTTTGGTTACAACCATATTGATTCCGCTTATGGGACGTTGGGCAGATAAGCACGGCAGAAAGCCGATGTATATATGGGGGACACTCTTCATGCTTCTCTTTGTCTTCCCATACTTTTGGCTCTTAAACCTGGGGACGATTTTTTCTGTTACAGTTGCAACTATCATCGGTCTTGGAGTTATCTGGGCTCCGATAACTGCCGTTTTGGGAACCTTGTATTCAGAAATCTTTTCGACAAACGTCCGTTACACAGGCGTGACTGTCGGTTACCAGTTGGGAGCAGCCCTCGCTGGCGGTACAGCGCCTCTTATAGCAACTTATCTGTTGAAACAATATAATACGTGGGTAGCTGTTGCAATCTATCTTGCCATCACTTGTTTGATTTCGCTGTTCTCCATTCTCCTTGTAAAGGAAACCAAGCATGTGGAATTAACCAATGTGGGCAAAAATTTAGGGGTATAAACAAAACAACAAGAAAGAGGCTGCGATTGCGCGCCTCTTTTCTTATCAACAAATGGGGTGTTTCAACGTGTTATTGTTATCCGAGAAAGAGATTCGCAACCTATATTCTATGAAAGAGTGTATCGGAGATATTGAACAGGCATTTCGCTATTATACGGAAGGAAAAACAGTGACCCCCGTAAGAACCGCTCTTACAGAAAAAAAGTTGGAGGCGGCCACACTATATATGCCATCCTATGTGGAGGCCGCCAAGCACATGGGAATCAAAATCGTAAGTGTGGTTCCACACAACAGGGAGATGGGGAAACCTACAGTGCAAGGCGTTACGCTTCTGACGGACGCAGCAACAGGCGAACATGTAGCCATGCTAAACGCTACTTATTTGACTGTCCTTCGAACGGGAGCATCCAGTGGAGTTGCAACCAAGTATTTGGCAAGGACTGATTCGAAAATTTGTGCCGTATTGGGGTGTGGAGCCCAGGCATTCGGACAAGTCCAAGCGGTAATGGAAGTGCGGGAGCTAAAACAGCTTCTATTATACAACCGAAATAGAGCCAAGGCAGAAGACCTTAAGAAGAGGATTCTGGAACTGTACCCGGATTGGCGGGGGGATATCGTTATTTGCGATCAGCCCGATAAAGCAGTTCAAGCTTCGGATATCGTAATTTGTTCCACCAGAGCCACCAGTCCCATTTTTGATGGTGATTCCCTAAGCCCTGGAACCCATATAAACGCAATTGGTTCTTTTTTGCCTCACATGCAGGAAATCGACCTGACAACGCTTCGAAGAAGCTCAAAGATTGTGGCTGACACATTGGAGGGTGTCCTTCATGAGGCAGGCGATTTTTTGATTCCAATGGAAAAAGGGGAGTGGAGCCACGACGAAATCTATGCAGAACTGGGTGAAATCGTAACAGGAAGGAAGAGCGGCCGACAAACAGATAAGGAAATTACACTGTTTAAATCTGTTGGGGTCGCCTTCCTGGATCTGGTCGTGGCAAAAGCGGTCTATGACAAGGCTAGAGAATTTGGTGCCGGAACAGTGGTTGAATTTTAATGAGTGGTTAGAAGCGGTAGAAGCTCCCCAATACTTTGTAAGTTTGCTTATCCTGGTTATTATCAAAGGCTACCAAGAAAGGCTTCTCTCCTTTTGTTTGAAGCATCTTTGATACGATGCCGGTTCCGAGAGAACTACAGAACAGCAAATCGCAGCCCTGTAAGTGTAAGGCGTGGCACATCGCGTTTAGGTTCTGGTCAAAATATGTGTTACCCGATTCAAGGCCGAACCATTTTTTCCAATGAGACACGGTTTGATCCAGATCATGGACAGCGTAAGCGATATGTGACATTCGTAAGTCTCCGACGGGATGTGCCGCGATCATTTTTCTTGTGATTAAATCCGATTCTCTTTCCTGGTCACTTTGGTTCCATTGAATCAGAAATGGAAGCTCCGGACCGGCAAAGTCCGTATCCAGAAACAGAAGTTGCCACTCGATTACGGTATCGTCTTGTCTCTTACGGTTACCTTTGAAGGGACCCGAAACAGTCAGTCCAAGTTCCTGCAGGCTGAAAGCGGCCTGGTTTATGTTGTCGGTCCGTAAAGCGATTTGCCCAAAACCTTCCCGATTGGGCAGATCCTTCAGCAGTTGACCGATTAGCTTGTAATCAACGGAAGCCTTTTCAGCAAAGGTACGGTTCTCGATCCCCAGAAACTCTATGTAACTTAGCCCAAAATAACACAGACTGTTGTAGGTACCCCAACTCTCATGGCGCCCGCCCTCCACTGCATGGAAACCGTATCCCTGCATAGTACGGACCGCTTCCAGCGGATGGCAGTTAATGAAATGTACCAAATGGTCAAACTTCAGATTCATTTCATTCTTCCTCCTTGTTTGAGGAATTTAAGTTAACCGGACAAGCGTCCCAAAGGCACCGGCGGCATCCACAATTGACAAGTGAAAAGAGCCGGGGTGCCACACGAAATGATCGAATGGCACATTCTCATTTTCTTGTTTCTTTATTCCAAAACGCATAAAAGCCCCTTCGAATTCAACATCAGGTCCAATGCGAATCCTTCAAAATTGTCGACGCGGTATCCTTGCTTCTCTATGTCTTCGCGTATATAATCCTTTAAAATTTCTGCCAGTTGGGTCCACTCCATCCCGGGTACGTAGTTGGCACGTGCCAGATCGTCGATAGCCGCCACTGTTTCCCTTGTGCGCTTAAACGCGATGGAAGCGGGTTCCGTCATTCCGAAATGGGAGTGATAAATTCGCTTGGGATTCAATGTTTCCAGTTTTGCAAGCGATTCAAATGTTGCCGCCCGGTCGAACTCCGAGGGGGATGTGGATGGATAGATCGGTTCAAAATCGTATCCGGTAAACTGTTTTACGTAGCGAATCCCAACCGTATCACCGGTGAAAATCCCTTCTGAAACGGGATCGTAAATTGAAAAATGATGACGGGCGTGACCGGGAGTGTCATAGAAGGTCAGGATGCGTCCGCCGCCCAAATCGAGTGTGTCACCTTCATCCCGGATCAGGACACGGTCTTCCGGAACCGGCAGGATCTGACCGAAAGCTTGCTCCAATGCATCTCCGTAAACGGCACGGGCCCCCGAAATCAGCCGGCTGGGATCAATCAGATGTTTTGCGCCACGGGGGTGTACCACAACTGTTGCATTGGGGAAATGGGGAAGAATGTAGCCAACGCCACCGGAATGATCCAGGTGAATGTGCGTAACGATAATGTATTCCACCTGTTCGGGACGAATGCCCAACCGTTTAAGGCCGGAGAGTATGTGGGGGGCACCATAAGAAGAACCTGTCTCGACGATTGCAATCTTCTCTGCATTCACTACATAACAGCCGGTTCGACCCTGTACACCTAGTTCCATTAAATCAATGATCGTGATACCGTGGCCAAGCGGATGCAAAATTGGTTCGACATTACCCATTTCATCATCTCCTTTTGTAGAGTATTCTACGGTATATATGTGTAAGATTTCAGAAATACATGCCCGGTTCAAACAAAAAATGGCAGTACAACCAACAAAGAATTATTCGACGTGAAGTCCGGAACCCCTTTTGTTTTCCTGCACTTTAAATGCTCCTTCCGTTCTGTGCAGGATCCAGATGCCGGCCGCCGATCCGATGCCAATCAGAGAAAATACTACAAAAGGCATCTGGGTGTGGCCGGTCGCAAATGCCTGATCCACGATCCATCCGCCTCCCGTGCTGCCAATTGTTCCGCCAACGGCAACAGTCAGTGAGGAAAAGCCAAAGTAGGATGCCAGAAGCTCTTTCTCCGCAATTTCGGCAATCCAGGATTGGGATGTAGGCGTGATGAACATGGAAGAGAAAGCGATTCCCGCTACGGGCAAAACCACGGTAATCAGCGTCAAACTGAATATGGCCGGCACAAAGGAAAGACCAAGAATCAACATTCCAATGGCCATAAACGGAAGTGGCTGGATGT
The window above is part of the Effusibacillus lacus genome. Proteins encoded here:
- a CDS encoding MBL fold metallo-hydrolase, with translation MGNVEPILHPLGHGITIIDLMELGVQGRTGCYVVNAEKIAIVETGSSYGAPHILSGLKRLGIRPEQVEYIIVTHIHLDHSGGVGYILPHFPNATVVVHPRGAKHLIDPSRLISGARAVYGDALEQAFGQILPVPEDRVLIRDEGDTLDLGGGRILTFYDTPGHARHHFSIYDPVSEGIFTGDTVGIRYVKQFTGYDFEPIYPSTSPSEFDRAATFESLAKLETLNPKRIYHSHFGMTEPASIAFKRTRETVAAIDDLARANYVPGMEWTQLAEILKDYIREDIEKQGYRVDNFEGFALDLMLNSKGLLCVLE
- a CDS encoding VOC family protein produces the protein MNLKFDHLVHFINCHPLEAVRTMQGYGFHAVEGGRHESWGTYNSLCYFGLSYIEFLGIENRTFAEKASVDYKLIGQLLKDLPNREGFGQIALRTDNINQAAFSLQELGLTVSGPFKGNRKRQDDTVIEWQLLFLDTDFAGPELPFLIQWNQSDQERESDLITRKMIAAHPVGDLRMSHIAYAVHDLDQTVSHWKKWFGLESGNTYFDQNLNAMCHALHLQGCDLLFCSSLGTGIVSKMLQTKGEKPFLVAFDNNQDKQTYKVLGSFYRF
- a CDS encoding ornithine cyclodeaminase family protein, which translates into the protein MLLLSEKEIRNLYSMKECIGDIEQAFRYYTEGKTVTPVRTALTEKKLEAATLYMPSYVEAAKHMGIKIVSVVPHNREMGKPTVQGVTLLTDAATGEHVAMLNATYLTVLRTGASSGVATKYLARTDSKICAVLGCGAQAFGQVQAVMEVRELKQLLLYNRNRAKAEDLKKRILELYPDWRGDIVICDQPDKAVQASDIVICSTRATSPIFDGDSLSPGTHINAIGSFLPHMQEIDLTTLRRSSKIVADTLEGVLHEAGDFLIPMEKGEWSHDEIYAELGEIVTGRKSGRQTDKEITLFKSVGVAFLDLVVAKAVYDKAREFGAGTVVEF
- a CDS encoding MFS transporter codes for the protein MSKNQQRRALVASLIGNSIEWFDYFLYGTAASLVFGKLFFPKSDPTVGLLLSYLTFAIPFFIRPLGGIIFSHIGDKIGRKKTLVLTLMLMGGSTVLIGLLPTYESWGLAAPVLLITLRVIQGLGIGGEWGGALLLAVENSDKKKRGLFGSVPQMGVPIGMLMGTAAMSIMTAVTDDKEFLSWGWRVPFVLSMILVVIGLWIRGGIDESPVFEETKQKGEISKLPIADTFKYHWKEVLLATGMKVVETAPFYILTTFVITYATGNLKLDKTGVLNAVTIASLVTTILIPLMGRWADKHGRKPMYIWGTLFMLLFVFPYFWLLNLGTIFSVTVATIIGLGVIWAPITAVLGTLYSEIFSTNVRYTGVTVGYQLGAALAGGTAPLIATYLLKQYNTWVAVAIYLAITCLISLFSILLVKETKHVELTNVGKNLGV